One Burkholderia sp. 9120 genomic window, GCGATCGCCAGGATCGTCAGCGCGTACGGTGAAGAGCGGCGCGGGTCCAGCTCGTATGAAATGATCAATCGCGCCGATCACTACTATTTCTACCGGAAGGAACACGAGCACGTACCGGGCGTCATGCTGATCGAAGCGCAGCGCCAGGCGGTCTACTACCACCTGTACAAACACACGCGTCATCAGCGCGGCAAGGTGACGGTCAGCCTCAACGAGCTCAATTCCGCGTTTTACGCGTACGCGGAATTGATGTATCCGATTGAGCTGGTTGTCGACGATCTGACACCGGGTAACGCGCCGTGTCCGCGGAATATTCACTACCGGGTTTCGTTTTATCAACGCATGAATCTGATTGCCGTTATCGATACGAAGGCAAGCGTCATTGAGATGACCCGCTTCGAGAAGATTCGAAACATCTTTATCACGTCGGATAACTGGTACATGCCGGTTGACCAGGCTCGCGTGCAGTGCACGATCGCCACCCGTGATGAAGCGCGCAGCGACGCTTTACTGCTCGCCGTTTCCGAAACGGCCTGCGTCACACGCTCCGTGAATATCGAGCATGAGAGTGTGCGATCGCTCGTCGTGTCGGACGCGGAAGGCGTCACGTTTTTGCAAGACGTCGCGTTCGACCGCGAGCTTGGCGACCAGATGCTGTGGCGCTTCGTCAATGTGACGCCGGACAAGGTAATCGACATCGGCAGGGTCATCAAGCGCGGGTTCGTCGTCGCCGCGAGAGCGCCCGACGTCGTGTCGAATAGATGACCTGTTTCGTATTTATCGAATAGTTCGAATTATTTTTACCAGACGCATCCGGCTGCGAAACCTTCGAGGATAAATATCATGAGGCAAGAGATTCGGGACATCATCAATCGGGCAATTGACGCGCAGGAAACCCTGTTGCCAGCCGCGATCGATCGTTCTGCAGGCGATGCGACGCCGATCTTCGGTGAAGGAGCGCCGTTCGATTCCATGGGGCTCGTTGCACTGATCGTGCAGATTGAGGAGATGGTTGAAAGCGAGACGGGCGCGGCGCTTACGCTGGTTAGCGAGAAGGCTATGTCCGCACATCGAAGCCCGTTCGCAACGATCTCGACGCTTGGCGAATTTATCGAGTCGCTGCTGCTGGAGGACTCACGTGTCTGACACTCCCATCACCCTTATCACCGGCACGCGCAAGGGCATCGGCAAATATCTCGTCGAACATTATGTGTCCCTCGGGCACCAGGTGGTCGGATGCAGCCGCGAGAACGCGGACTGGACACTGCCGGGCTACGATCACATGTGTGCCGACGTCGCCGACGAATCCGCCGTGCGCAAGATCATGTCGTCCATTCGCGAGAAGCACGGCAGGCTCGACAATCTCATCAACAATGCCGGTATCGCAAGCATGAATCACATCATGCTCACGCCGCTCGCGACCGTCAACCAGATCCTCAA contains:
- a CDS encoding AfsA-related hotdog domain-containing protein, whose amino-acid sequence is MILNDIPPQLLHKGSADDVLIHRYRPAPPLYLNDTIGTASVVRADNEVLADLYVMCDEARCRLDVPLDERGHFVADASLSGGVSLDATWEMLRAVPYQVLEPWLAQKDRGSRDSQPLDDAIARIVSAYGEERRGSSSYEMINRADHYYFYRKEHEHVPGVMLIEAQRQAVYYHLYKHTRHQRGKVTVSLNELNSAFYAYAELMYPIELVVDDLTPGNAPCPRNIHYRVSFYQRMNLIAVIDTKASVIEMTRFEKIRNIFITSDNWYMPVDQARVQCTIATRDEARSDALLLAVSETACVTRSVNIEHESVRSLVVSDAEGVTFLQDVAFDRELGDQMLWRFVNVTPDKVIDIGRVIKRGFVVAARAPDVVSNR